A single region of the Triticum dicoccoides isolate Atlit2015 ecotype Zavitan chromosome 2B, WEW_v2.0, whole genome shotgun sequence genome encodes:
- the LOC119365278 gene encoding vesicle-associated protein 1-3-like, with translation MSSTLLRVCPSELKIPYEVKRQRSCCMQLINKTDKYVAFKVKTTNPRKYSVRHTCGILLPRSSCSVTVTMQAPRDMQLDHHCKDKFLVQSAVARDGATMRDLVPELFTRAPGRLIEEFKLRVVYIAANPPSPVPEEAEEEDASPRSEAMMGYEAKVSSAFDAASRCVDNSGAKLSCTKGASVVSTLVGEKVYTREENQKKLQQNMELLREAGSPQQGFSVMFVLLVFMSSVFIGHLMKHIKV, from the exons ATGAGCAGCACTCTGCTTCGGGTCTGCCCCTCCGAGCTCAAGATCCCCT ACGAGGTCAAGAGGCAGCGATCGTGCTGCATGCAGCTCATCAACAAGACCGACAAGTACGTGGCGTTCAAG GTGAAGACGACGAACCCGAGGAAGTACTCGGTGCGCCACACCTGCGGCATTCTGCTGCCCCGGAGCTCCTGCAGCGTCACAG TTACGATGCAGGCTCCCAGGGACATGCAGCTGGATCACCATTGCAAGGACAAATTCCTGGTGCAGAGCGCCGTGGCGCGGGACGGGGCCACCATGAGAGATCTCGTCCCTGAACTG TTCACCAGGGCGCCGGGTAGGTTGATCGAGGAGTTCAAGCTGCGGGTGGTTTACATTGCTGCTAATCCCCCCTCACCGGTacccgaggaggcagaggaggaggatgcATCTCCTCGGTCAGAGGCGATGATGGGCTATGAGGCGAAAGTATCATCAGCGTTCGATGCT GCATCTAGATGCGTAGATAATTCCGGAGCTAAACTTTCATGTACCAAG GGTGCCTCTGTAGTATCGACGCTTGTTGGAGAAAAAGTATatacaagagaagaaaatcagaaaaaACTTCAGCAAAATATG GAACTGCTTAGGGAAGCAGGATCACCTCAACAGGGTTTCTCCGTAATGTTTGTGCTGTTAGTCTTCATGTCATCTGTCTTCATCGGACACTTGATGAAGCACATAAAGGTTTAG